The following are encoded in a window of Streptomyces sp. Go-475 genomic DNA:
- a CDS encoding ATP-binding protein, with product MSPHTTSTPRFLDAVRPGRTHWLELPPHRASVRAARHATRARLAAWQVPDEVCANAVLLVSELVTNAVLHTLSERILCGVRLLPEECFRLEVHDGDLTGRGIPERCPGLDDEGGRGLLLVREIADSWGITRSPLTGGNAVWASLATVS from the coding sequence GTGTCCCCCCACACGACTTCCACCCCCCGGTTCCTGGACGCGGTGCGCCCGGGCCGCACCCACTGGCTGGAATTGCCGCCGCACCGGGCCAGCGTCAGAGCCGCCCGGCATGCCACGCGGGCGCGGCTGGCGGCGTGGCAGGTGCCCGACGAGGTGTGCGCGAACGCCGTCCTGCTCGTGTCCGAGCTGGTGACCAACGCCGTGCTGCACACGCTCAGCGAACGGATCCTGTGCGGCGTGCGGCTGCTGCCCGAGGAGTGCTTCCGGCTGGAGGTCCACGACGGCGACCTCACGGGCCGCGGCATCCCCGAACGCTGCCCCGGCCTGGACGACGAGGGCGGCCGCGGCCTGCTGCTGGTCCGGGAGATAGCCGACAGCTGGGGCATCACCCGCTCGCCCCTCACCGGCGGAAACGCCGTGTGGGCGAGCCTGGCGACGGTGTCGTAG
- the era gene encoding GTPase Era, whose protein sequence is MGGMSVRTQSSEEPAGAVHRAGFACFLGRPNAGKSTLTNALVGQKVAITANQPQTTRHTVRGIVHRPDAQLILVDTPGLHKPRTLLGERLNDVVRTTWAEVDVIGFCLPANEKLGPGDRFIAKELASIKKTPKIAIVTKTDLVDGKTLAEQLIAVDQLGKELGFEWAEIVPVSAVGDKQVGLLADLIVPLLPEGPALYPDGELTDEPEQVMIAELIREAALEGVRDELPHSIAVVVEEMLPREGRPADKPLLDIHAFVYIERPSQKGIIIGPKGKRLKEVGIKSRKQIEALLGTPVFLDLHVKVAKDWQRDPRQLRKLGF, encoded by the coding sequence ATGGGCGGCATGAGCGTCCGTACCCAGTCATCCGAAGAGCCTGCCGGAGCCGTCCACAGGGCCGGTTTCGCCTGCTTCCTGGGCCGCCCCAACGCGGGCAAGTCCACCCTCACGAACGCTCTGGTCGGCCAGAAGGTGGCGATCACGGCGAACCAGCCGCAGACGACGCGGCACACCGTGCGGGGCATCGTGCACCGGCCGGACGCCCAGCTGATCCTGGTCGACACCCCCGGGCTCCACAAGCCGCGCACCCTGCTGGGCGAGCGGCTCAACGACGTCGTGCGCACGACGTGGGCCGAGGTGGACGTGATCGGCTTCTGTCTCCCGGCGAACGAGAAGCTCGGCCCCGGCGACCGCTTCATCGCGAAGGAACTGGCGTCCATCAAGAAGACGCCGAAGATCGCGATCGTCACGAAGACCGACCTGGTGGACGGCAAGACGCTCGCCGAGCAGCTCATCGCGGTCGACCAGCTCGGCAAGGAGCTGGGCTTCGAGTGGGCGGAGATCGTCCCGGTGTCGGCGGTCGGCGACAAGCAGGTGGGCCTGCTGGCCGACCTGATCGTCCCGCTGCTGCCGGAGGGTCCGGCGCTCTACCCGGACGGCGAGCTCACCGACGAGCCCGAGCAGGTCATGATCGCGGAGCTGATCCGTGAGGCCGCGCTGGAGGGCGTCCGCGACGAGCTGCCGCACTCCATCGCGGTCGTCGTCGAGGAGATGCTCCCCCGCGAGGGCCGCCCCGCCGACAAGCCCCTCCTCGACATCCACGCCTTCGTCTACATCGAGCGCCCCAGCCAGAAGGGCATCATCATCGGCCCCAAGGGCAAGCGCCTGAAGGAGGTCGGGATCAAGTCCCGCAAACAGATCGAGGCCCTGCTGGGCACACCGGTCTTCCTCGACCTCCACGTCAAGGTCGCGAAGGACTGGCAGCGGGATCCGAGGCAGTTGCGCAAACTGGGGTTCTGA
- a CDS encoding ammonium transporter: protein MPLAAAHADTGDTAWLLAATALVLLMTPGLALFYGGMVRTKSVLNMLMMSFVSIALVTVVWLAAGYSLAFGEDAAGGLIGGLGHAGMGGLGPDSVHGTVPTLLFATFQLTFAIITAALVSGAVADRAKFGAWLVFVPVWALLVYVPVAHWVWGPGGWILERLGALDFAGGLPVEIVSGASGLALCLVLGPRLGFRKDSMRPHNLPMVMLGAGLLWFGWFGFNAGSALGANGLAAAAFLNTLAAGCTGLLGWLFVEQKRDGHPTTLGAASGAVAGLVAITPSCGSVSLLGALVVGLAAGTVCSYAVSWKFKLNYDDSLDVVGVHLVGGVIGTLLIGVFAVESMTGGAEGLLYGGGLAQLGKQLVAVVVVAAYAFGVTYGIGKLIDVTMGLRASEEQERTGLDLTVHAETAYDHGVLGHGAPVSSSVVSPAQKVTPQA, encoded by the coding sequence GTGCCCCTGGCCGCCGCACACGCCGACACCGGCGACACCGCCTGGCTGCTCGCCGCCACCGCCCTCGTCCTGCTGATGACCCCGGGCCTGGCCCTGTTCTACGGCGGCATGGTCCGCACGAAGAGCGTGCTCAACATGCTGATGATGAGCTTCGTGTCGATCGCCCTGGTCACGGTGGTGTGGCTGGCGGCCGGCTACTCGCTCGCCTTCGGGGAGGATGCCGCCGGCGGGCTCATCGGCGGGCTCGGCCACGCCGGCATGGGCGGCCTCGGTCCGGACAGCGTCCACGGCACGGTCCCCACCCTCCTCTTCGCCACCTTCCAGCTCACCTTCGCGATCATCACGGCCGCCCTGGTCAGCGGCGCGGTCGCCGACCGGGCGAAGTTCGGGGCGTGGCTGGTCTTCGTGCCCGTGTGGGCGCTGCTCGTATACGTTCCGGTCGCGCACTGGGTGTGGGGCCCGGGTGGCTGGATCCTGGAGCGGCTCGGCGCGCTCGACTTCGCGGGCGGCCTGCCCGTGGAGATCGTCTCCGGCGCCTCGGGACTCGCGCTGTGCCTGGTCCTGGGCCCCCGCCTGGGCTTCAGGAAGGACTCCATGCGCCCGCACAACCTGCCCATGGTGATGCTCGGCGCCGGCCTGCTCTGGTTCGGCTGGTTCGGCTTCAACGCCGGCTCCGCGCTCGGCGCCAACGGCCTGGCGGCCGCCGCGTTCCTCAACACCCTCGCCGCGGGCTGCACCGGCCTGCTCGGCTGGCTCTTCGTCGAGCAGAAGCGCGACGGCCACCCGACGACCCTGGGCGCCGCGTCCGGCGCGGTCGCCGGTCTGGTCGCCATCACCCCGTCCTGCGGGTCCGTCTCGCTGCTCGGCGCGCTGGTCGTCGGCCTCGCCGCCGGCACGGTCTGCTCGTACGCCGTGAGCTGGAAGTTCAAGCTGAACTACGACGACTCCCTGGACGTCGTCGGCGTCCACCTGGTCGGCGGTGTCATCGGCACGCTCCTCATCGGCGTCTTCGCCGTGGAGTCGATGACCGGCGGCGCCGAGGGCCTCCTGTACGGCGGCGGCCTCGCCCAGCTCGGGAAGCAGCTGGTGGCCGTGGTGGTCGTCGCGGCGTACGCGTTCGGGGTGACGTACGGCATCGGCAAGCTGATCGACGTCACGATGGGCCTGCGGGCGAGCGAGGAGCAGGAGCGGACCGGCCTGGACCTTACGGTGCACGCCGAGACGGCCTACGATCACGGGGTCCTGGGCCACGGCGCCCCGGTCTCCTCCTCCGTTGTCTCCCCCGCCCAGAAGGTCACCCCCCAGGCATGA
- a CDS encoding P-II family nitrogen regulator: MKLITAIVKPYRLDEVKNALQELGVHGLTVSEASGYGRQRGHTEVYRGAEYQVDLVPKVRIEVVVEDADAEAVIDAVVRAAHTGKIGDGKVWALPVDTVVRVRTGERGPDAL, encoded by the coding sequence ATGAAGCTCATCACCGCGATCGTCAAGCCGTACCGCCTCGACGAGGTCAAGAACGCCCTGCAGGAACTCGGCGTGCACGGTCTGACCGTCTCCGAGGCCAGCGGCTACGGCCGGCAGCGCGGCCACACCGAGGTGTACCGCGGCGCCGAGTACCAGGTGGACCTGGTGCCGAAGGTCCGGATCGAGGTCGTCGTCGAGGACGCGGACGCCGAGGCCGTCATCGACGCGGTCGTGCGGGCCGCGCACACCGGCAAGATCGGCGACGGCAAGGTCTGGGCGCTGCCCGTGGACACGGTCGTGCGGGTGCGGACGGGCGAGCGCGGCCCCGACGCGCTCTGA
- a CDS encoding cytidine deaminase, translating into MTDTSALDPEDRKIVTLARSARARNGVPEGAAVRDETGRTYVAGTVALASLKLSALRTAVAMAVASGATSLEAAAVVTQAETVSDEDRAAVRDLGGVGTPVLLAGPDGTVRATVTAG; encoded by the coding sequence ATGACCGACACCAGCGCGCTCGACCCCGAGGACCGCAAGATCGTCACCCTGGCCCGTTCCGCCCGGGCCCGCAACGGCGTGCCCGAGGGGGCGGCCGTGCGCGACGAGACCGGGCGTACGTATGTCGCGGGGACGGTGGCCCTCGCGTCCCTGAAGCTCAGCGCCCTGCGGACGGCGGTGGCGATGGCGGTGGCCTCCGGAGCGACCTCGCTGGAGGCGGCGGCGGTCGTGACGCAGGCGGAGACCGTGTCCGACGAGGACCGGGCGGCGGTACGGGACCTCGGCGGGGTCGGGACGCCGGTGCTGCTCGCCGGCCCGGACGGAACGGTTCGCGCCACGGTGACCGCTGGCTGA
- a CDS encoding MFS transporter has product MAIDTSRPPATARPGSPRLSTRDKLVLFVLCAAQFMVALDFSVLNVALPVLGADLGMSQSALQWAVTAFALPSGGFLLLFGRIGDLYGRRRLFLSGLALFGAASLLATFAWDPASFLAGRALQGIGAAAIVPTGMSLLTTTFAEGPARDRALGISGTLLSLGFTVGMVAGGVLTDLLGWRSTMGLLTLFALIVLPLAPALLPESRTPDRPRLDVPGAVTVTGGLLSLIYALSTAADHGFGRTDVLVTLVAGVLLLTAFAVVESRTEAPLVSLPMLRRRTVAWGNLGGLVTFSMMSTVVFVLTLYLQEVLRLSAFETGLVFGVQGVLSAVAGSYAPRVIGRLGAHRTLVVSLAGQGVLIAALLGLGTGGWSVWLATAGVALASMSHLGAIISYGVTVTSGVPDEEQGLATGLVTSTQQVGITVGIPLLGVLATTSGDLLSGVHTVMALDAAIVLAAAVLVAVGLRPRKGASGAVEAEALGAR; this is encoded by the coding sequence ATGGCGATCGACACCTCCCGTCCCCCAGCGACCGCACGGCCCGGCAGCCCCCGGCTGTCGACGCGCGACAAGCTCGTCCTCTTCGTGCTGTGCGCGGCCCAGTTCATGGTCGCGCTCGACTTCTCCGTCCTGAACGTCGCCCTTCCCGTCCTCGGCGCGGACCTCGGCATGAGCCAGTCCGCGCTGCAGTGGGCGGTCACCGCGTTCGCGCTGCCGTCCGGTGGCTTCCTGCTGCTCTTCGGCCGGATCGGCGACCTGTACGGCCGCCGCAGACTGTTCCTCTCCGGCCTCGCCCTGTTCGGCGCGGCCTCACTGCTGGCGACCTTCGCCTGGGACCCGGCGTCGTTCCTCGCGGGCCGGGCGCTCCAGGGGATCGGCGCGGCGGCGATCGTGCCGACCGGCATGTCCCTGCTGACGACGACGTTCGCCGAGGGTCCCGCCCGGGACCGCGCCCTCGGCATCTCGGGGACGCTGCTCTCCCTCGGCTTCACCGTCGGCATGGTGGCCGGCGGTGTGCTGACCGACCTGCTCGGCTGGCGCTCGACGATGGGCCTGCTGACGCTGTTCGCCCTGATCGTGCTGCCCCTGGCCCCCGCCCTGCTCCCCGAGTCCCGCACCCCGGACCGCCCTCGCCTGGACGTGCCCGGCGCGGTCACCGTCACCGGCGGTCTGCTGTCCCTGATCTACGCCCTGTCGACGGCGGCCGACCACGGCTTCGGCCGGACGGACGTGCTGGTGACCCTGGTCGCCGGCGTGCTGCTGCTCACCGCCTTCGCCGTCGTCGAGTCGCGTACCGAGGCGCCCCTGGTGTCCCTGCCGATGCTGCGCCGCCGCACGGTGGCGTGGGGCAACCTGGGCGGTCTGGTCACCTTCTCGATGATGTCGACGGTCGTCTTCGTGCTGACGCTGTACCTCCAGGAGGTGCTGCGCCTGTCGGCCTTCGAGACGGGCCTGGTCTTCGGCGTGCAGGGCGTGCTGTCGGCGGTGGCGGGCTCGTACGCCCCGAGGGTCATCGGCCGTCTCGGCGCGCACCGCACCCTGGTCGTCTCGCTCGCGGGACAGGGCGTGCTCATCGCCGCCCTGCTGGGGCTCGGCACGGGCGGCTGGTCGGTCTGGCTCGCCACGGCCGGCGTCGCGCTGGCCAGCATGAGCCACCTGGGCGCGATCATCTCCTACGGCGTGACCGTCACCTCCGGGGTGCCCGACGAGGAGCAGGGCCTGGCGACCGGCCTGGTCACCTCCACCCAGCAGGTCGGCATCACGGTCGGCATCCCGCTGCTGGGCGTGCTCGCGACGACCTCCGGCGACCTGCTGTCCGGCGTGCACACCGTGATGGCCCTGGACGCGGCGATCGTGCTGGCGGCCGCGGTGCTGGTCGCGGTGGGTCTGCGGCCCCGCAAGGGCGCCTCAGGGGCGGTCGAGGCGGAGGCGCTCGGCGCGCGGTAG
- a CDS encoding MmcQ/YjbR family DNA-binding protein produces the protein MTPRELRAFCLSFNAAVEDFPFSPEISVFKVRGKLFALSHLDARPLTVNLKCDPEDAIRLREEYPGLIVPGWHMNKRHWNTVTADGGLPDQLVRELVEDSYDLVVAGLPRAERLRLDRP, from the coding sequence ATGACGCCCCGGGAGCTGCGCGCCTTCTGCCTGTCCTTCAACGCGGCCGTCGAGGACTTCCCGTTCAGCCCGGAGATCTCCGTCTTCAAGGTGCGGGGCAAGCTCTTCGCTCTGTCGCACCTCGACGCGCGGCCCCTGACGGTCAACCTCAAGTGCGACCCGGAGGACGCGATCCGGCTCCGCGAGGAGTACCCGGGTCTGATCGTCCCCGGCTGGCACATGAACAAGCGCCACTGGAACACGGTCACGGCCGACGGCGGCCTCCCGGACCAGCTGGTCCGGGAGCTCGTCGAGGACTCCTACGACCTGGTCGTCGCCGGTCTACCGCGCGCCGAGCGCCTCCGCCTCGACCGCCCCTGA
- a CDS encoding hemolysin family protein: MSPQLALGAIALVVVAWLAACAEAGLARVSSFRAEEAVRSGRRGSAKLSQVAADPTRYLNVALLVRVACEMAAAALITYGCLMEFDHTTEALLIAIAVMVLVSYVAVGVSPRTIGRQHPLNTATVSAYVLVPLARVMGPIPSLLILIGNALTPGKGFRRGPFASEAELRALVDLAEKESLIEDDERRMVHSVFELGDTLVREVMVPRTDLVVIERFKTIRQALTLALRSGFSRIPVTGESEDDIVGIVYLKDLVRKTHISRDAESEQVSTAMRPAFFVPDTKNAGDLLREMQKERNHVAVVIDEYGGTAGIVTIEDILEEIVGEITDEYDRELPPVEDLGEDRYRVTARLDIGDLGELYGLDAFDDEDVETVGGLLAKALGRVPIAGASAVVELPDGRELRLTAEAAAGRRNKIVTVLAEPVDPADPPRDEEEKPE; encoded by the coding sequence ATGAGTCCGCAGCTCGCCCTCGGCGCGATCGCCCTGGTCGTGGTCGCCTGGCTCGCCGCCTGCGCGGAGGCGGGCCTCGCGCGCGTCTCCAGCTTCCGCGCCGAGGAGGCCGTGCGCTCCGGCCGCCGCGGCAGCGCCAAGCTCTCCCAGGTCGCCGCCGACCCGACGCGCTATCTGAACGTGGCGCTGCTGGTCCGCGTCGCCTGTGAGATGGCCGCCGCCGCGCTGATCACGTACGGCTGCCTGATGGAGTTCGACCACACCACCGAGGCCCTCCTGATCGCCATCGCGGTCATGGTCCTCGTGTCGTACGTCGCCGTCGGCGTCTCCCCGCGCACCATCGGCCGCCAGCACCCGCTGAACACGGCGACGGTCTCCGCGTACGTCCTGGTGCCGCTGGCCCGGGTCATGGGCCCGATCCCGTCGCTGCTGATCCTCATCGGCAACGCGCTCACCCCCGGCAAGGGCTTCCGGCGCGGCCCCTTCGCCTCCGAGGCGGAGCTGCGGGCGCTGGTCGACCTCGCCGAGAAGGAGTCCCTCATCGAGGACGACGAGCGCCGCATGGTGCACTCCGTCTTCGAACTGGGCGACACCCTCGTGCGGGAGGTCATGGTGCCGCGCACGGACCTGGTGGTCATCGAGCGCTTCAAGACCATCCGCCAGGCCCTCACCCTCGCCCTGCGCTCCGGCTTCTCGCGCATCCCGGTCACCGGCGAGAGCGAGGACGACATCGTCGGGATCGTGTACCTGAAGGACCTCGTCCGCAAGACGCACATCAGCCGCGACGCCGAGTCCGAGCAGGTGTCCACGGCGATGCGCCCGGCGTTCTTCGTGCCCGACACCAAGAACGCCGGCGACCTGCTGCGCGAGATGCAGAAGGAACGCAACCACGTCGCCGTCGTCATCGACGAGTACGGCGGCACGGCCGGCATCGTCACCATCGAGGACATCCTCGAGGAGATCGTCGGCGAGATCACCGACGAGTACGACCGCGAACTGCCCCCGGTGGAGGACCTCGGCGAGGACCGCTACCGGGTCACCGCCCGCCTCGACATCGGCGACCTGGGCGAGCTGTACGGCCTGGACGCCTTCGACGACGAGGACGTCGAGACCGTCGGCGGCCTGCTCGCGAAGGCCCTGGGCCGGGTCCCCATCGCCGGCGCGTCGGCCGTCGTGGAACTCCCCGACGGCCGGGAGCTGCGCCTGACCGCCGAGGCCGCGGCCGGCCGCCGGAACAAGATCGTGACGGTGCTGGCGGAGCCGGTGGACCCGGCGGACCCGCCCCGGGACGAGGAGGAGAAGCCGGAATGA
- the ybeY gene encoding rRNA maturation RNase YbeY, giving the protein MSIDVNNESGTEVDEQAILDIARYALARMRIHPLSELSVIVVDADAMEQLHIQWMDLPGPTDVMSFPMDELRPPSKDDDEPPQGLLGDIVLCPEVAEKQGKEAETQHSMDEELQLLTVHGVLHLLGYDHEEPDEKAEMFGLQAAIVDGWRAERGLTGPSPAPTVS; this is encoded by the coding sequence ATGTCGATCGACGTCAACAACGAGTCCGGCACCGAGGTCGACGAGCAGGCGATCCTCGACATCGCCCGCTACGCGCTCGCGCGGATGCGCATCCACCCGCTCTCCGAACTCTCGGTGATCGTCGTGGACGCCGACGCCATGGAGCAGCTCCACATCCAGTGGATGGACCTGCCGGGCCCCACGGATGTCATGTCCTTCCCGATGGACGAGCTGCGTCCGCCGTCCAAGGACGACGACGAGCCGCCGCAGGGGCTGCTCGGCGACATCGTGCTCTGCCCCGAGGTCGCCGAGAAGCAGGGCAAGGAAGCGGAGACGCAGCACTCCATGGACGAGGAGCTCCAGCTGCTCACCGTCCACGGCGTGCTGCACCTGCTGGGCTACGACCACGAGGAACCGGACGAGAAGGCCGAGATGTTCGGCCTCCAGGCGGCCATCGTGGACGGCTGGCGCGCGGAGCGGGGCCTGACCGGCCCGTCCCCGGCGCCGACCGTCTCGTAA
- a CDS encoding PhoH family protein translates to MTQTPTAHTPAQEQARAQFTVPAQHPMVTVLGSGDSLLRVIEKAFPAADIHVRGNEISAVGDPVDVALISRVFDEMMLVLRTGQPMTEDAVERSIAMLKASENGESDGQETPAQVLTQNILSSRGRTIRPKTLNQKRYVDAIDKHTIVFGIGPAGTGKTYLAMAKAVQALQSKQVNRIILTRPAVEAGERLGFLPGTLYEKIDPYLRPLYDALHDMLDPDSIPRLMAAGTIEVAPLAYMRGRTLNDAFIILDEAQNTSPEQMKMFLTRLGFDSKIVITGDVTQVDLPDGTKSGLRQVQDILDGVEDVHFSRLSSHDVVRHKLVGRIVDAYEKYDTKHGTQNGAHKSRGKSAHKGK, encoded by the coding sequence ATGACTCAGACACCCACAGCTCACACCCCCGCGCAGGAGCAGGCGAGAGCGCAGTTCACCGTCCCCGCCCAGCACCCCATGGTGACCGTCCTGGGGTCCGGCGACTCCCTCCTGCGCGTGATCGAGAAGGCCTTCCCGGCGGCCGACATCCACGTCCGGGGCAATGAGATCAGCGCGGTCGGCGACCCCGTGGACGTCGCCCTCATTTCGCGCGTGTTCGACGAGATGATGCTGGTGCTCCGCACCGGGCAGCCGATGACGGAGGACGCAGTGGAACGCTCGATCGCCATGCTGAAGGCGAGCGAGAACGGGGAGAGCGACGGCCAGGAGACCCCGGCCCAGGTGCTCACGCAGAACATCCTGTCCTCGCGAGGCCGCACGATCCGCCCCAAGACGCTCAACCAGAAGCGCTACGTGGACGCGATCGACAAGCACACGATCGTCTTCGGCATCGGCCCCGCGGGCACCGGCAAGACGTACCTGGCGATGGCCAAGGCGGTGCAGGCCCTGCAGTCCAAGCAGGTCAACCGCATCATCCTGACCCGCCCGGCGGTCGAGGCCGGCGAGCGGCTCGGCTTCCTCCCGGGCACGCTCTACGAGAAGATCGACCCGTACCTGCGCCCGCTCTACGACGCGCTGCACGACATGCTCGACCCGGACTCGATCCCGCGACTGATGGCGGCGGGCACGATCGAGGTCGCACCGCTGGCGTACATGAGGGGTCGCACCCTGAATGACGCCTTCATCATCCTGGACGAGGCGCAGAACACCAGCCCCGAGCAGATGAAGATGTTCCTCACCCGCCTCGGCTTCGACTCGAAGATCGTGATCACGGGTGACGTGACGCAGGTCGACCTCCCGGACGGGACGAAGAGCGGTCTGCGCCAGGTGCAGGACATCCTGGACGGCGTCGAGGACGTCCACTTCTCCCGGCTCTCGTCCCACGACGTCGTACGGCACAAGCTGGTGGGCCGTATCGTCGACGCGTACGAGAAGTACGACACCAAGCACGGCACCCAGAACGGCGCGCACAAGAGCCGTGGCAAGTCCGCGCACAAGGGGAAGTAG